A single window of Arvicanthis niloticus isolate mArvNil1 chromosome X, mArvNil1.pat.X, whole genome shotgun sequence DNA harbors:
- the Dusp21 gene encoding dual specificity protein phosphatase 21, with amino-acid sequence MTTASCILTSQAIQQDNIYGLSQITTSLFISNSAVANDKLTLSNNHITTVINASVEVVNTFFDDIQYVHVPVSDAPDSYLYDFFDPIADHIHGVEMRNGRTLLHCAAGVSRSAALCLAYLMKYHTMTLLDAHTWTKSCRPIIRPNNGFWEQLIHYEFKLFSRNTVHMIYSPMGLIPNIYEKEAYLMELM; translated from the coding sequence ATGACAACAGCATCTTGTATCCTTACGTCTCAAGCTATCCAACAGGATAACATCTATGGTCTCTCTCAAATAACTACCAGTCTTTTTATTAGTAACTCTGCAGTAGCTAACGACAAGCTCACCTTGTCCAACAACCACATCACCACGGTCATCAATGCCTCCGTCGAAGTAGTGAACACATTCTTCGATGACATTCAGTACGTGCACGTGCCGGTGAGCGATGCTCCTGATTCTTACCTCTACGACTTTTTCGACCCCATAGCTGACCACATCCACGGCGTGGAAATGAGGAATGGCCGCACGCTGTTGCACTGTGCCGCAGGAGTGAGCCGCTCAGCAGCACTCTGCCTTGCCTATCTCATGAAATACCACACCATGACCCTGCTGGATGCGCACACATGGACCAAGTCCTGCCGCCCCATCATCCGCCCCAACAATGGCTTTTGGGAACAACTGATTCATTACGAGTTCAAGCTGTTTAGTAGGAATACTGTTCACATGATCTACTCTCCTATGGGTCTGATTCCTAACATCTATGAAAAGGAGGCCTATTTAATGGAGCTAATGTAA